A window of Paenibacillus sp. 19GGS1-52 contains these coding sequences:
- a CDS encoding HEAT repeat domain-containing protein, translated as MFIDLFSRLNIILPDALFEELESHYIKQKEQPFLLRLMESVEITETVQFMSNIEVYHGIIPLWTDNNSNYIGINIQGVCKYRISYLNHEETNLSPGFRSIKSFTTQIEQHPNFDWDELKKDYPTEIETNNNNIIEDLNCINELNNFIRANLLNTEIRCQFVFSIMALTPRTHLDTLVKY; from the coding sequence AAGAATTAGAATCTCATTATATTAAGCAAAAAGAACAACCATTTTTATTAAGACTCATGGAATCAGTAGAGATAACTGAAACAGTTCAATTTATGTCTAATATAGAAGTTTATCATGGCATTATTCCATTATGGACTGATAATAACTCAAATTACATTGGTATTAATATTCAAGGTGTTTGTAAATACAGGATAAGTTATTTGAATCACGAAGAAACCAATCTATCTCCAGGTTTTAGAAGCATAAAATCATTTACTACACAAATTGAACAACATCCCAATTTTGATTGGGATGAATTAAAGAAAGACTACCCTACCGAAATTGAGACTAACAATAATAACATTATTGAAGACTTGAATTGTATTAATGAGTTAAATAATTTTATTAGGGCCAATTTGCTAAATACTGAAATCCGATGTCAATTTGTTTTTTCCATCATGGCATTAACACCAAGGACACATCTGGATACATTAGTTAAATATTAG
- a CDS encoding Type 1 glutamine amidotransferase-like domain-containing protein, with amino-acid sequence MESLGVQVDFLDVEFEDAERLTEYKLIYLNGGNPFYLMYHLRSSKADQIIYKLRDQGHLIVGQSAGAAVLGQSLEHANVLHPDWNEIQLEDLTGIGIVSGSVLPHSNRYRGQESILKKYDEEKSYKLIRIEDGNCLVL; translated from the coding sequence CTGGAGAGTTTGGGAGTCCAGGTCGATTTTTTGGACGTAGAATTTGAGGATGCCGAGCGTCTAACTGAGTATAAATTGATCTATTTGAATGGAGGCAACCCCTTTTATTTAATGTATCACTTAAGGAGTTCAAAGGCTGACCAGATTATATATAAGTTAAGAGATCAAGGACATTTAATAGTGGGTCAAAGCGCGGGAGCAGCAGTACTTGGGCAGTCCCTGGAGCATGCTAATGTACTTCATCCGGATTGGAATGAAATTCAACTAGAAGACTTAACAGGAATAGGTATAGTGAGTGGAAGTGTTCTTCCACATAGCAATCGATATAGAGGACAAGAAAGTATTTTAAAGAAGTATGATGAAGAGAAATCGTATAAACTTATTCGAATAGAAGATGGGAACTGCTTAGTACTGTAA
- a CDS encoding oxidoreductase, with the protein MKTINHLQTKSSSRYNDFDPEQDGNKNTKFADLIIDGNSLYQILKKYDMVPSLGWGSNKYQRQMIDYFLLRQTHPYLYYRYPILVCPWCGDEECGFISVFIERKEDVIIWQDFKLEPDNKPINIGPFYFKWVDYERVINDTFGSAGIQ; encoded by the coding sequence ATGAAAACCATCAATCACTTACAAACTAAGTCTTCAAGTCGATATAATGATTTTGATCCTGAACAAGATGGAAATAAAAACACTAAATTTGCTGATCTAATAATTGATGGAAATTCGCTTTATCAAATACTTAAGAAGTATGATATGGTTCCATCTCTTGGTTGGGGCAGTAATAAGTATCAAAGGCAAATGATTGATTACTTTTTACTCAGACAAACACATCCATATTTGTACTACAGATATCCAATTTTAGTCTGTCCTTGGTGCGGAGATGAAGAGTGTGGTTTTATTTCAGTTTTTATCGAGAGAAAAGAAGACGTAATTATATGGCAAGATTTTAAATTAGAACCCGATAATAAACCTATCAATATAGGACCTTTTTATTTTAAATGGGTAGACTATGAAAGAGTAATAAATGATACATTCGGGAGCGCAGGGATTCAATAA